A genomic window from Purpureocillium takamizusanense chromosome 2, complete sequence includes:
- a CDS encoding RNA helicase (EggNog:ENOG503NWAW~COG:A) has protein sequence MKWKSERVVVEKQLAAARKDAPEPTSEEPKASTTPAEAQATDEDDVTAEAERMAAEILAGADDDDDDDIAGLFASLPQHEIDPSTGKAQTVINSSDGSKMILRDFGKWTGVSPRRVLEEACRARDASVKISYTVVSEATFASRQSIDIWWTKPQEPPTAMPESDVEVIADPARFTFTMQRVAASDAKQSEAYIATSALFHIFSGNAREEKANLRLPAVWRDLWNELAETKKEQLDSEDRAVVRSLRTLVRQRHDQELEDGVILQGAFRGRGGKAAQDSSDSADRKKPQTLNPEEFKKIWADKSGTRKFQQMLQSRMQLPMWQFRPQVLEAVDKNQVVIICGETGCGKSTQVPAFLLEHELAQGRPCKIYCTEPRRISAISLARRVSDELGENKNDLGTNRSLVGYSIRLEANTSRETRLVYATTGIVMRMLEGSNDLREVTHLVLDEVHERTIDSDFLLIVLKRLLVKRKDLKVVLMSATVDAERFSKYLSGAPVLNVPGRTFPVDVRYLEDAIEITKYKPTNSPADKMIDLDDDVTEEESNGPKSDLSQSLAAYSPKTRNALSQLDEYHIEFDLIVQLMAHIASDSSLEPYSKAILVFLPGIAEIRTLNDLLLGDPRFAKEWLIYPLHSSIATEDQESAFLVPPPGMRKIVLATNIAETGITIPDVTCVIDTGKHREMRFDERRQLSRLIDTFISRANAKQRRGRAGRVQNGLCFHMFTKYRHDNVMSDQQTPEMLRLSLQDLAIRVKICKIGGIEETLGDALDPPSAKNIRRAIDALVDVRALTPAEELTPLGHQLARLPLDVFLGKLILLGTVFKSLDMAITVAAILSSKSPFSAPFGQRAQADNARMAFRRADSDLLTIYNAYIAWKRVCQANSGLGKEFQFCRKNFLSQQTLANIEDLKGQLLVSLADSGFLSLTEDERRALKGQRFQGGRGRRQQNFFEVPHRVNINSDNDLVSSSVIAWSFYPKLLVRDTPGSKGLRNIGNNQNISLHPSSVNRGRLDVKWLSYYHIMQSKTVYHAHETTACEPFAIALLCGDVRCDMFSGVIVLDGNRGRFALPDWKSMLVVKVLRTRLRELLTRSFRQPGKLPTAQQEKWLDVWQRLFSQDNGTSGGIQAQDARAGASVASGRA, from the exons ATGAAATGGAAAAGCGAGCGAGTAGTCGTCGAGAAACagctggcagcggcgaggaaAGACGCCCCGGAACCGACATCAGAGGAGCCCAAGGCATCTACTACGCCAGCAGAGGCCCAGGCAAcggatgaggatgatgtcACCGCCGAAGCAGAGCGAATGGCAGCAGAAATACTGGctggtgccgacgacgacgacgacgacgacattgcCGGACTATTCGCGTCACTGCCGCAACACGAAATTGACCCCAGCACGGGCAAGGCACAAACAGTCATCAACTCGTCAGATGGCTCCAAGATGATTTTGCGAGACTTTGGAAAATGGACAGGAGTCAGTCCCAGGCGAGTCTTGGAAGAGGCTTGTCGCGCAAG GGACGCGTCCGTCAAAATCAGTTACACTGTGGTTTCAGAGGCCACGTTCGCGAGTCGTCAGTCCATCGATATCTGGTGGACAAAACCTCAGGAGCCCCCAACGGCTATGCCGGAATCTGACGTCGAGGTCATTGCCGATCCAGCGCGCTTCACTTTCACGATGCAACGGGTAGCTGCCTCCGATGCAAAACAGTCAGAAGCCTACATTGCAACATCGGCGCTATTCCACATTTTCAGCGGCAACGCGAGAGAAGAAAAGGCCAACCTTCGACTACCAGCCGTATGGAGAGACTTATGGAACGAGCTGGCGGAGACAAAGAAGGAACAGCTCGATTCCGAAGATCGCGCTGTCGTCAGATCGCTCAGAACATTAGTCCGACAACGGCACGACCAAGAACTAGAAGACGGAGTCATCTTGCAGGGCGCCTTCAGGGGTCGTGGCGGCAAGGCAGCGCAGGACTCATCCGACAGCGCCGACCGGAAGAAGCCGCAGACACTGAACCCCGAAGAGTTCAAGAAGATCTGGGCCGACAAGTCAGGCACACGCAAGTTTCAGCAGATGCTG CAATCACGAATGCAGCTCCCAATGTGGCAATTCAGGCCACAGGTGCTGGAGGCCGTGGACAAGAACCAAGTGGTCATCATCTGCGGTGAGACCGGATG TGGCAAGAGTACCCAAGTACCAGCCTTCTTGCTCGAGCACGAGCTTGCCCAGGGCAGACCTTGCAAGATCTACTGTACGGAACCTCGGCGTATCTCAGCAATTTCTCTAGCCCGTCGCGTCAGTGACGAGCTGGGGGAAAACAAGAACGACCTTGGCACCAACCGTTCCTTGGTGGGCTACTCTATCCGTCTGGAAGCCAACACGTCGCGCGAGACTCGCTTGGTATACGCCACTACAGGTATTGTCATGCGTATGCTCGAGGGCTCAAACGACCTCCGCGAAGTCACCCACTTGGTTCTCGACGAAGTGCACGAGAGAACCATCGATAGCGATTTTCTCCTCATTGTCCTCAAGCGTCTCCTTGTCAAGCGCAAGGACCTCAAAGTCGTGCTCATGTCGGCAaccgtcgatgccgagcgcTTCTCCAAATACCTTAGTGGCGCCCCAGTCCTGAATGTTCCTGGGCGAACATTCCCGGTCGACGTGCGCTATCTCGAAGATGCAATCGAAATCACCAAATACAAACCGACTAATTCTCCAGCAGACAAGATGATTGAtcttgacgacgatgttACTGAAGAGGAGAGCAACGGACCAAAGAGCGATCTATCACAGAGCCTTGCCGCGTACTCTCCCAAAACAAGAAACGCACTATCTCAACTGGATGAGTACCATATCGAGTTTGATCTCATTGTTCAGCTGATGGCGCATATCGCGTCAGACTCTTCTTTGGAACCATACAGCAAGGCAATACTCGTATTCCTACCGGGTATAGCAGAAATCCGAACTCTCAACGACCTTTTACTCGGGGACCCTCGCTTCGCCAAAGAATGGCTGATTTATCCCCTACACTCATCCATTGCTACAGAGGACCAAGAGTCGGCTTtcctcgtgccgccgccaggtaTGCGCAAGATTGTTCTGGCTACCAATATTGCAGAAACTGGCATCACTATCCCTGATGTGACTTGCGTCATCGACACGGGCAAGCATAGAGAGATGCGTTTCGACGAAAGGAGGCAACTTTCGAGGCTGATTGACACGTTTATATCTCGAGCCAACGCGAAgcagcgtcgtggtcgcgCCGGTCGTGTGCAAAACGGTCTTTGCTTCCACATGTTTACAAAGTATCGCCACGACAATGTCATGAGCGATCAGCAGACACCTGAGATGCTACGCCTTTCGTTGCAAGACCTTGCCATCCGCGTCAAAATTTGCAAGATTGGTGGCATCGAGGAGACGCTTGGAGACGCGCTAGATCCCCCTTCGGCCAAGAACATACGGCGAGCCATCGATGCTCTAGTCGATGTGCGCGCCCTGACCCCTGCCGAGGAACTCACCCCTCTCGGCCACCAGCTTGCCAGGCTACCCCTCGATGTCTTTCTAGGGAAACTGATCCTCCTCGGAACTGTCTTCAAGAGCCTGGACATGGCCATTACTGTTGCCGCAATCCTGTCATCCAAGTCGCCCTTCTCTGCGCCCTTTGGACAGCGAGCCCAGGCAGACAACGCTCGCATGGCGTTTCGCCGAGCCGACTCCGACCTGCTCACCATCTACAATGCCTATATTGCGTGGAAGCGCGTGTGCCAGGCCAAcagcggcctcggcaaggaGTTTCAGTTTTGCCGCAAGAACTTTTTGAGCCAGCAGACGCTTGCCAACATTGAGGACCTCAAGGGACAACTGCTAGTGTCACTGGCCGACTCTGGGTTCCTGTCTCTGACTGAGGACGAACGCCGGGCGCTCAAGGGTCAACGCTTTCAgggcggacgcggacgtcGCCAGCAAAATTTCTTCGAGGTGCCGCACAGAGTGAACATCAACAGCGACAACGACCTGGTGTCTTCCTCCGTTATCGCCTGGAGCTTTTACCCGAAGCTGCTCGTCAGGGACACCCCCGGGAGCAAGGGCCTCCGCAACATTGGCAACAACCAAAATATCAGTTTGCATCCATCATCGGTTAATCGTGGCCGCTTGGATGTCAAGTGGCTGTCTTACTATCACATCATGCAGTCCAAGAC AGTCTACCATGCTCACGAAACAACCGCCTGCGAGCCattcgccatcgccctcctctGCGGCGACGTGCGCTGCGAT ATGTTCTccggcgtcatcgtcctcgacggtAATCGCGGGCGCTTCGCTCTCCCTGACTGGAAGTCGATGCTTGTCGTCAAGGTTCTCCGCAcgcgcctgcgcgagctcCTCACGCGCTCCTTCCGACAGCCCGGCAAGCTGCCCACCGCACAGCAGGAGAAGTGGCTCGATGTCTGGCAGCGCCTCTTCTCCCAGGACaacggcaccagcggcggcataCAGGCGCAGGATGCGCGCGCTGGCGCATCAGTCGCCTCGGGCAGGGCATAG
- a CDS encoding RNA helicase (EggNog:ENOG503NWAW~COG:A) translates to MAGAKKKKKPAANPARGFATTSIASKPRPETAEAVDAKPAPAGTDKANGDAPPPTVAAPPSAAATAGGGASQQPPPLSAEEFEKQLEESALQLLVEKHAQKAKRDAQRQRSRLETDRRLLRNQADTVNIPKWLPPELMDYILDIIKAETRFASSSISTESAGTGKIPSEDDLVLRLWTLRQTLEAVGFPEPRVEAAMQHILDIAASVSSAFKDSIWGLEEALDWLARECSPEELPPYEFRGKPVPRETPSGSPFPSRPHTPKPESHGGRRGKDSSRSGGPARPGKSPSKKLTVTYDGEIEPEDLVPEYVSAKAKLLELTRGPVGKASEPESEETELAIAKLEAKLHKIENDVLFDRVSAEMKWKSERVVVEKQLAAARKDAPEPTSEEPKASTTPAEAQATDEDDVTAEAERMAAEILAGADDDDDDDIAGLFASLPQHEIDPSTGKAQTVINSSDGSKMILRDFGKWTGVSPRRVLEEACRARDASVKISYTVVSEATFASRQSIDIWWTKPQEPPTAMPESDVEVIADPARFTFTMQRVAASDAKQSEAYIATSALFHIFSGNAREEKANLRLPAVWRDLWNELAETKKEQLDSEDRAVVRSLRTLVRQRHDQELEDGVILQGAFRGRGGKAAQDSSDSADRKKPQTLNPEEFKKIWADKSGTRKFQQMLQSRMQLPMWQFRPQVLEAVDKNQVVIICGETGCGKSTQVPAFLLEHELAQGRPCKIYCTEPRRISAISLARRVSDELGENKNDLGTNRSLVGYSIRLEANTSRETRLVYATTGIVMRMLEGSNDLREVTHLVLDEVHERTIDSDFLLIVLKRLLVKRKDLKVVLMSATVDAERFSKYLSGAPVLNVPGRTFPVDVRYLEDAIEITKYKPTNSPADKMIDLDDDVTEEESNGPKSDLSQSLAAYSPKTRNALSQLDEYHIEFDLIVQLMAHIASDSSLEPYSKAILVFLPGIAEIRTLNDLLLGDPRFAKEWLIYPLHSSIATEDQESAFLVPPPGMRKIVLATNIAETGITIPDVTCVIDTGKHREMRFDERRQLSRLIDTFISRANAKQRRGRAGRVQNGLCFHMFTKYRHDNVMSDQQTPEMLRLSLQDLAIRVKICKIGGIEETLGDALDPPSAKNIRRAIDALVDVRALTPAEELTPLGHQLARLPLDVFLGKLILLGTVFKSLDMAITVAAILSSKSPFSAPFGQRAQADNARMAFRRADSDLLTIYNAYIAWKRVCQANSGLGKEFQFCRKNFLSQQTLANIEDLKGQLLVSLADSGFLSLTEDERRALKGQRFQGGRGRRQQNFFEVPHRVNINSDNDLVSSSVIAWSFYPKLLVRDTPGSKGLRNIGNNQNISLHPSSVNRGRLDVKWLSYYHIMQSKTVYHAHETTACEPFAIALLCGDVRCDMFSGVIVLDGNRGRFALPDWKSMLVVKVLRTRLRELLTRSFRQPGKLPTAQQEKWLDVWQRLFSQDNGTSGGIQAQDARAGASVASGRA, encoded by the exons atggccggcgccaagaagaagaagaagcccgccgccaatcCGGCCCGCGGCTTCGCGACAACGTCCATTGCTTCCAAGCCACGCCCCGAGACTGCAGAGGCGGTGGATGCAAAACCAGCGCCTGCCGGCACCGACAAAGCGAATGGCgatgcccctcccccaaccGTCGCTGCCCCGCCatcagccgccgcgacggccggcggcggcgcctcccaacagcctccgccgctgAGCGCCGAAGAGTTCGAGAAGCAGCTTGAGGAGTctgcgctgcagctcctcgtcgagaagCATGCCCAAAAGGCCAAGCGCGAtgcccagcggcagcgctcGCGCCTCGAGACGGATCGCCGCTTGTTGCGCAACCAGGCCGACACCGTCAACATACCCAAGTGGCTTCCCCCCGAATTGATGGACTATATCCTCGACATTATCAAGGCCGAGACTCGCTTCGCTTCTTCTAGCATATCTACCGAAAGCGCCGGTACCGGCAAAATCCCCTCCGAGGACGACTTGGTCCTGCGCCTGTGGACGTTGCGTCAGACCCTCGAAGCCGTCGGTTTTCCTGAGCCTCGGGTCGAGGCTGCGATGCAGCATatcctcgacatcgccgccagtGTCTCGAGTGCCTTCAAGGATTCTATCTGGGGTCTCGAGGAAGCCCTTGATTGGTTGGCTCGTGAATGCTCTCCCGAGGAGCTTCCTCCTTACGAGTTCAGGGGCAAACCCGTCCCCAGAG AAACGCCGTCTGGCAGTCCATTCCCTTCCCGGCCGCATACGCCCAAGCCCGAGTCCCATGGTGGTCGTCGCGGCAAGGACTCCAGCAGGTCCGGTGgtccggcccggcccggtAAGAGCCCGTCTAAAAAGTTGACCGTCACGTACGATGGCGAAATCGAGCCCGAGGATTTGGTTCCTGAGTATGTCTCGGCCAAGGCGAAACTACTGGAGCTCACACGCGGGCCGGTAGGGAAAGCCTCTGAACCGGAGAGCGAGGAAACCGAGCTTGCGATCGCAAAGCTTGAAGCAAAGCTGCACAAGATCGAAAACGACGTTTTGTTTGACAGAGTCAGCGCTGAGATGAAATGGAAAAGCGAGCGAGTAGTCGTCGAGAAACagctggcagcggcgaggaaAGACGCCCCGGAACCGACATCAGAGGAGCCCAAGGCATCTACTACGCCAGCAGAGGCCCAGGCAAcggatgaggatgatgtcACCGCCGAAGCAGAGCGAATGGCAGCAGAAATACTGGctggtgccgacgacgacgacgacgacgacattgcCGGACTATTCGCGTCACTGCCGCAACACGAAATTGACCCCAGCACGGGCAAGGCACAAACAGTCATCAACTCGTCAGATGGCTCCAAGATGATTTTGCGAGACTTTGGAAAATGGACAGGAGTCAGTCCCAGGCGAGTCTTGGAAGAGGCTTGTCGCGCAAG GGACGCGTCCGTCAAAATCAGTTACACTGTGGTTTCAGAGGCCACGTTCGCGAGTCGTCAGTCCATCGATATCTGGTGGACAAAACCTCAGGAGCCCCCAACGGCTATGCCGGAATCTGACGTCGAGGTCATTGCCGATCCAGCGCGCTTCACTTTCACGATGCAACGGGTAGCTGCCTCCGATGCAAAACAGTCAGAAGCCTACATTGCAACATCGGCGCTATTCCACATTTTCAGCGGCAACGCGAGAGAAGAAAAGGCCAACCTTCGACTACCAGCCGTATGGAGAGACTTATGGAACGAGCTGGCGGAGACAAAGAAGGAACAGCTCGATTCCGAAGATCGCGCTGTCGTCAGATCGCTCAGAACATTAGTCCGACAACGGCACGACCAAGAACTAGAAGACGGAGTCATCTTGCAGGGCGCCTTCAGGGGTCGTGGCGGCAAGGCAGCGCAGGACTCATCCGACAGCGCCGACCGGAAGAAGCCGCAGACACTGAACCCCGAAGAGTTCAAGAAGATCTGGGCCGACAAGTCAGGCACACGCAAGTTTCAGCAGATGCTG CAATCACGAATGCAGCTCCCAATGTGGCAATTCAGGCCACAGGTGCTGGAGGCCGTGGACAAGAACCAAGTGGTCATCATCTGCGGTGAGACCGGATG TGGCAAGAGTACCCAAGTACCAGCCTTCTTGCTCGAGCACGAGCTTGCCCAGGGCAGACCTTGCAAGATCTACTGTACGGAACCTCGGCGTATCTCAGCAATTTCTCTAGCCCGTCGCGTCAGTGACGAGCTGGGGGAAAACAAGAACGACCTTGGCACCAACCGTTCCTTGGTGGGCTACTCTATCCGTCTGGAAGCCAACACGTCGCGCGAGACTCGCTTGGTATACGCCACTACAGGTATTGTCATGCGTATGCTCGAGGGCTCAAACGACCTCCGCGAAGTCACCCACTTGGTTCTCGACGAAGTGCACGAGAGAACCATCGATAGCGATTTTCTCCTCATTGTCCTCAAGCGTCTCCTTGTCAAGCGCAAGGACCTCAAAGTCGTGCTCATGTCGGCAaccgtcgatgccgagcgcTTCTCCAAATACCTTAGTGGCGCCCCAGTCCTGAATGTTCCTGGGCGAACATTCCCGGTCGACGTGCGCTATCTCGAAGATGCAATCGAAATCACCAAATACAAACCGACTAATTCTCCAGCAGACAAGATGATTGAtcttgacgacgatgttACTGAAGAGGAGAGCAACGGACCAAAGAGCGATCTATCACAGAGCCTTGCCGCGTACTCTCCCAAAACAAGAAACGCACTATCTCAACTGGATGAGTACCATATCGAGTTTGATCTCATTGTTCAGCTGATGGCGCATATCGCGTCAGACTCTTCTTTGGAACCATACAGCAAGGCAATACTCGTATTCCTACCGGGTATAGCAGAAATCCGAACTCTCAACGACCTTTTACTCGGGGACCCTCGCTTCGCCAAAGAATGGCTGATTTATCCCCTACACTCATCCATTGCTACAGAGGACCAAGAGTCGGCTTtcctcgtgccgccgccaggtaTGCGCAAGATTGTTCTGGCTACCAATATTGCAGAAACTGGCATCACTATCCCTGATGTGACTTGCGTCATCGACACGGGCAAGCATAGAGAGATGCGTTTCGACGAAAGGAGGCAACTTTCGAGGCTGATTGACACGTTTATATCTCGAGCCAACGCGAAgcagcgtcgtggtcgcgCCGGTCGTGTGCAAAACGGTCTTTGCTTCCACATGTTTACAAAGTATCGCCACGACAATGTCATGAGCGATCAGCAGACACCTGAGATGCTACGCCTTTCGTTGCAAGACCTTGCCATCCGCGTCAAAATTTGCAAGATTGGTGGCATCGAGGAGACGCTTGGAGACGCGCTAGATCCCCCTTCGGCCAAGAACATACGGCGAGCCATCGATGCTCTAGTCGATGTGCGCGCCCTGACCCCTGCCGAGGAACTCACCCCTCTCGGCCACCAGCTTGCCAGGCTACCCCTCGATGTCTTTCTAGGGAAACTGATCCTCCTCGGAACTGTCTTCAAGAGCCTGGACATGGCCATTACTGTTGCCGCAATCCTGTCATCCAAGTCGCCCTTCTCTGCGCCCTTTGGACAGCGAGCCCAGGCAGACAACGCTCGCATGGCGTTTCGCCGAGCCGACTCCGACCTGCTCACCATCTACAATGCCTATATTGCGTGGAAGCGCGTGTGCCAGGCCAAcagcggcctcggcaaggaGTTTCAGTTTTGCCGCAAGAACTTTTTGAGCCAGCAGACGCTTGCCAACATTGAGGACCTCAAGGGACAACTGCTAGTGTCACTGGCCGACTCTGGGTTCCTGTCTCTGACTGAGGACGAACGCCGGGCGCTCAAGGGTCAACGCTTTCAgggcggacgcggacgtcGCCAGCAAAATTTCTTCGAGGTGCCGCACAGAGTGAACATCAACAGCGACAACGACCTGGTGTCTTCCTCCGTTATCGCCTGGAGCTTTTACCCGAAGCTGCTCGTCAGGGACACCCCCGGGAGCAAGGGCCTCCGCAACATTGGCAACAACCAAAATATCAGTTTGCATCCATCATCGGTTAATCGTGGCCGCTTGGATGTCAAGTGGCTGTCTTACTATCACATCATGCAGTCCAAGAC AGTCTACCATGCTCACGAAACAACCGCCTGCGAGCCattcgccatcgccctcctctGCGGCGACGTGCGCTGCGAT ATGTTCTccggcgtcatcgtcctcgacggtAATCGCGGGCGCTTCGCTCTCCCTGACTGGAAGTCGATGCTTGTCGTCAAGGTTCTCCGCAcgcgcctgcgcgagctcCTCACGCGCTCCTTCCGACAGCCCGGCAAGCTGCCCACCGCACAGCAGGAGAAGTGGCTCGATGTCTGGCAGCGCCTCTTCTCCCAGGACaacggcaccagcggcggcataCAGGCGCAGGATGCGCGCGCTGGCGCATCAGTCGCCTCGGGCAGGGCATAG